A region from the Euwallacea similis isolate ESF13 chromosome 23, ESF131.1, whole genome shotgun sequence genome encodes:
- the Prosbeta3 gene encoding proteasome subunit beta type-3: MSILSYNGGAMVAMKGENCVSIAADRRFGIQAQTLATNFEKIFEMGPHLYVGLPGLATDTQTVMEKLRFRKNLYELKESRLMAPKVFSAMLSHMLYEKRFGPFFVEPVVAGLDPKTYEPFICNMDLIGCINQPKDFVVGGTASAQLYGMCEALWEPNLGPDDLFETTSQALINAFDRDAISGWGATVYIIEKDKVTIKNLKTRMD; the protein is encoded by the exons ATG TCTATTCTATCATACAATGGTGGGGCTATGGTGGCCATGAAAGGAGAAAACTGCGTCTCCATTGCAGCTGACAGAAGATTTGGTATCCAAGCCCAAACCCTCGCCACtaactttgaaaaaatatttgaaatgggACCCCATCTCTATGTAGGTCTTCCAGGATTGGCCACTGATACCCAGACAGTCATGGAGAAACTCAGATTTAGGAAAAACTTATATGAGTTAAAAGAAAGCAGATTGATGGCTCCAAAAGTATTTAGTGCTATGCTTTCTCATATGCTTTACGAAAAACGATTTGGTCCCTTTTTTGTTGAGCCTGTAGTAGCTGGTCTGGACCCTAAGACTTATGAaccatttatttgcaatatggACCTTATAGGATGCATTAACCAACCTAAAGACTTTGTGGTGGGAGGAACTGCCTCAGCCCAGCTGTATGGTATGTGCGAGGCTTTATGGGAACCCAATTTGGGTCCAGATGATTTGTTTGAAACTACGTCTCAAGCATTGATTAATGCCTTTGATAGAGATGCCATTTCTGGATGGGGAGCCACAGTTTACATCAT aGAGAAAGATAAGGTAACAATCAAGAACTTAAAGACCAGGATGGATTAg
- the gny gene encoding dolichyl pyrophosphate Man9GlcNAc2 alpha-1,3-glucosyltransferase — MSAVIMYCKISSEVWLVFFGTLVALLLRCCTTLHSYSGEGNPPMYGDYEAQRHWMEVTTNLPIKDWYLNTTDNHLDYWGLDYPPLTAYHMYLCGKVANLINQNFTKLHDSRGHESNAHKFFMRTTVLLGDIAIFFPALILHFYLSIKLDKRLEYLKSRKKSKKSVLSLKIFDPSLSIVLGLLYPGIILIDHGHFQYNSISLGLFIFAVICILHKRNIWATIIFCLALNYKQMELYHSLPFFFYLLSTCVPKPGQTAVTGLVSLSKLAITVLLTFSIIWAPFLTDIDTFLQVLHRQFPVARGVFEDKVSNLWCALNVGFKFTSKFDNYQMMRLCFFSTISAVLPSCVDLFLRPNLKKFVLSLINSSLAFFLFSYQVHEKSILLVAVPVLLYFPYAPFTCFWFLCISVFSMVSLLIKDRLIIAVVALMTFYIISFRVSIEHTFKNMFDSKEGLVEYYRRLTLLVFNSSEVTKKLKFSAIINLAYRRIFQNKQALIALLHHITIVVSLFGCIILFILSLCWEPPRRYPDLFPLIISVYSCVHFVGFFIYFNIKQLSLPQEFEDIKNDKVKIS, encoded by the coding sequence ATGAGTGCTGTTATAATGTACTGCAAAATAAGTAGTGAAGTTTGGCTGGTTTTCTTTGGGACATTAGTAGCCCTCCTCTTGAGATGTTGCACCACTCTCCATTCATATTCCGGTGAAGGAAATCCTCCCATGTATGGTGACTATGAGGCCCAAAGACACTGGATGGAAGTGACAACAAACCTACCTATAAAAGATTGGTACTTAAACACCACTGATAACCATCTGGATTACTGGGGACTTGACTACCCTCCACTAACAGCTTATCACATGTACCTTTGTGGAAAAGTAGccaatttaattaatcaaaattttaccaaaCTACATGACTCCCGAGGGCATGAAAGTAATGCCCATAAGTTCTTTATGAGAACTACTGTTTTATTGGGAGATAtagcaatattttttccagCACTAATACTGCACTTTTATTTGAGTATTAAGTTGGATAAAAGACTTGAATATCTGAAGTCACGAAAGAAAAGTAAGAAGAGtgttttaagtttgaagataTTTGATCCTTCTTTGTCTATAGTGCTTGGATTGTTGTATCCAGGCATTATATTGATTGACCATGGGCATTTCCAGTACAACTCAATTTCTCTAGGTTTGTTCATATTTGCTGTAATATGCATTTTGCACAAACGAAACATATGGGCcactataattttttgtttggcTTTAAATTACAAGCAAATGGAGCTCTACCATTCAttgccatttttcttttatttgcttAGCACTTGTGTGCCAAAACCTGGTCAAACAGCTGTGACAGGCCTAGTTTCCCTCAGTAAACTTGCGATCACagttttattaacattttcaataatttgggCCCCATTTCTTACAGATATTGATACATTCCTTCAAGTGCTTCATAGACAATTTCCTGTTGCAAGAGGTGTGTTTGAGGACAAAGTTTCAAATCTTTGGTGTGCTTTAAATGTAGGGTTTAAGTTCAcatcaaaatttgataattatcAGATGATGCGTCTATGCTTTTTCAGTACAATATCTGCAGTATTACCTTCTTGTGTAGACCTGTTTCTAAGGCCTAATTTAAAGAAGTTTGTGCTCTCCTTGATAAATTCTtctttggcattttttttgtttagttatCAAGTTCATGAGAAATCCATTCTTTTAGTGGCAGTACCAgttcttttatattttcccTATGCCCCTTTTACATGTTTTTGGTTCTTGTGTATTTCAGTATTTAGCATGGTCTCTCTGTTAATTAAAGATAGATTAATTATCGCAGTAGTGGCCTTAATGACGTTTTATATAATTTCCTTTAGAGTTTCCATTGAGCATACTTTTAAGAATATGTTTGACAGTAAGGAAGGTTTAGTGGAGTACTATCGTAGATTAACCCTCCTCGTCTTTAACTCCTCAGAGGTTACAAAGAAGCTTAAATTTAGCGCAATAATCAATCTGGCTTATCGCAGAATTTTTCAGAACAAACAGGCTTTAATTGCCTTACTGCATCATATAACTATAGTCGTTTCCCTCTTTGGGTGTATAATACTTTTCATATTAAGTTTGTGCTGGGAACCACCCAGGAGGTACCCAGACTTATTTCCTCTCATTATTTCTGTATACTCTTGCGTTCATTTCGTAGGcttctttatttactttaacaTAAAACAGTTAAGTTTGCCTCAAGAATTTGaggatattaaaaatgataaagtcAAAATCTCATAA
- the Mvk gene encoding uncharacterized protein Mvk isoform X2, translated as MSSLPSNISNFKKSIGGIEFSVSAPGKVILHGEHSVVYGKLAVAASLDLKTKIHLIEIDSPNSFIIKFLPLNFEKNLDLSEIQKLLLNNLSSSLASQKSDFNWCSPNLINHQEHFKLIEEVADYLLKDNINPVDIITSKAVKGMFYLFSGILASTNIILKPLCIIIDSELSMGAGTGSSASFSVAFAGLFIRYLKLKTNDLENVSLPEFKSFVWDKRDVEDSNKFSMRDFEAISDWAFCSEKIYHGSPSGLDNTICTYGSLVKFRKNHSTTQITLSTPINLLLVNTKVPRETSKLIEHVAVVKNLFPNVIEPILDAMDSLTVNAVDAIKKIDSAAGDAEKLQKSFDEWKMLIQINHSLLTALGVSHPKLEEINMILSRNGLIGKLTGAGGGGFAISVLPPSFDPEAVIRILKEHDFEVILTKLGGAGVRVD; from the exons ATGAGCTCACTCCCTAgtaatatttctaattttaagaaatcaatTGGAG GCATTGAATTCAGCGTTTCAGCTCCAGGAAAAGTAATTCTCCATGGAGAACACTCAGtggtatatggaaaattagcTGTAGCCGCTAGTTTGGacttaaaaaccaaaatacaCCTAATAGAAATCGATTCTCCTAATAGcttcattataaaatttctccCCCTTAACTTTGAAAAGAACTTAGATTTAAGC GAGATCCAAAAGCTCCTGCTAAACAATCTTTCATCATCGCTAGCTTCCCAAAAGTCGGATTTCAACTGGTGTTCACCCAATTTAATCAACCATCAAGAACACTTTAAATTGATTGAAGAAGTAGCAgactatttattaaaagacAACATTAACCCTGTGGACATTATCACTTCCAAAGCTGTAAAGGGCATGTTTTACTTGTTTTCGGGAATTTTAGCTTCGACCAATATAATTCTGAAACCCTTATGCATTATCATAGATTCAGAGCTTTCTATGGGTGCAGGAACTGGAAGTTCCGCAAGCTTTTCTGTTGCTT TTGCTGGACTCTTTATTCGctatttgaagttaaaaactaatgatttagaaaatgtttctttgcccgaatttaaaagttttgtttgGGATAAACGCGATGTTGAAGATAGCAACAAGTTCAGTATGAGAGATTTCGAGGCAATATCAGATTGGGCCTTCTGTAGCGAGAAAATTTATCATGGAAGCCCCTCAG GCCTGGACAATACGATCTGTACCTACGGTAGTTTGGTGAAATTCCGCAAAAACCACTCGACAACTCAAATAACTTTAAGTACTCCAATCAACTTGCTCTTGGTTAATACAAAGGTGCCTAGGGAAACTTCGAAATTAATTGAACATGTTGCTGTAGTTAAAAACTTGTTTCCAAATGTGATCGAACCAATTTTGGATGCAATGGATAGTTTGACTGTTAATGCTGTTGATGctatcaaaaaaattgatagtGCTGCTG GCGATGCTGAAAAACTACAGAAAAGTTTCGACGAATGGAAAATGTTGATTCAAATTAATCACAGCTTATTGACTGCTTTAGGGGTGTCACATCCAAAACTTGAAGAAATCAACATGATCCTAAGCAGAAACGG CTTAATAGGAAAGCTTACAGGAGCTGGAGGAGGAGGTTTCGCAATTTCGGTCCTTCCACCTTCTTTCGATCCGGAAGCAGTGATAAGGATACTAAAAGAACATGATTTCGAAGTGATTTTGACTAAATTGGGAGGCGCAGGGGTGCGGGTTGACTGA
- the Mvk gene encoding uncharacterized protein Mvk isoform X1 encodes MSSLPSNISNFKKSIGGIEFSVSAPGKVILHGEHSVVYGKLAVAASLDLKTKIHLIEIDSPNSFIIKFLPLNFEKNLDLSEIQKLLLNNLSSSLASQKSDFNWCSPNLINHQEHFKLIEEVADYLLKDNINPVDIITSKAVKGMFYLFSGILASTNIILKPLCIIIDSELSMGAGTGSSASFSVAFAGLFIRYLKLKTNDLENVSLPEFKSFVWDKRDVEDSNKFSMRDFEAISDWAFCSEKIYHGSPSGLDNTICTYGSLVKFRKNHSTTQITLSTPINLLLVNTKVPRETSKLIEHVAVVKNLFPNVIEPILDAMDSLTVNAVDAIKKIDSAAALGDAEKLQKSFDEWKMLIQINHSLLTALGVSHPKLEEINMILSRNGLIGKLTGAGGGGFAISVLPPSFDPEAVIRILKEHDFEVILTKLGGAGVRVD; translated from the exons ATGAGCTCACTCCCTAgtaatatttctaattttaagaaatcaatTGGAG GCATTGAATTCAGCGTTTCAGCTCCAGGAAAAGTAATTCTCCATGGAGAACACTCAGtggtatatggaaaattagcTGTAGCCGCTAGTTTGGacttaaaaaccaaaatacaCCTAATAGAAATCGATTCTCCTAATAGcttcattataaaatttctccCCCTTAACTTTGAAAAGAACTTAGATTTAAGC GAGATCCAAAAGCTCCTGCTAAACAATCTTTCATCATCGCTAGCTTCCCAAAAGTCGGATTTCAACTGGTGTTCACCCAATTTAATCAACCATCAAGAACACTTTAAATTGATTGAAGAAGTAGCAgactatttattaaaagacAACATTAACCCTGTGGACATTATCACTTCCAAAGCTGTAAAGGGCATGTTTTACTTGTTTTCGGGAATTTTAGCTTCGACCAATATAATTCTGAAACCCTTATGCATTATCATAGATTCAGAGCTTTCTATGGGTGCAGGAACTGGAAGTTCCGCAAGCTTTTCTGTTGCTT TTGCTGGACTCTTTATTCGctatttgaagttaaaaactaatgatttagaaaatgtttctttgcccgaatttaaaagttttgtttgGGATAAACGCGATGTTGAAGATAGCAACAAGTTCAGTATGAGAGATTTCGAGGCAATATCAGATTGGGCCTTCTGTAGCGAGAAAATTTATCATGGAAGCCCCTCAG GCCTGGACAATACGATCTGTACCTACGGTAGTTTGGTGAAATTCCGCAAAAACCACTCGACAACTCAAATAACTTTAAGTACTCCAATCAACTTGCTCTTGGTTAATACAAAGGTGCCTAGGGAAACTTCGAAATTAATTGAACATGTTGCTGTAGTTAAAAACTTGTTTCCAAATGTGATCGAACCAATTTTGGATGCAATGGATAGTTTGACTGTTAATGCTGTTGATGctatcaaaaaaattgatagtGCTGCTG ctctAGGCGATGCTGAAAAACTACAGAAAAGTTTCGACGAATGGAAAATGTTGATTCAAATTAATCACAGCTTATTGACTGCTTTAGGGGTGTCACATCCAAAACTTGAAGAAATCAACATGATCCTAAGCAGAAACGG CTTAATAGGAAAGCTTACAGGAGCTGGAGGAGGAGGTTTCGCAATTTCGGTCCTTCCACCTTCTTTCGATCCGGAAGCAGTGATAAGGATACTAAAAGAACATGATTTCGAAGTGATTTTGACTAAATTGGGAGGCGCAGGGGTGCGGGTTGACTGA